CAACTTAACAAATATCtttgaaaaatgagaattattatttgattacacaactttttacataaatataaaaaaatgataatgttAAGTATTACACGAATTTCAATAGTGTTATTTTTACGTGTCCACTACTACTAGTGTTGTTGGGAATCTGTGTGAGTAGTATGGACTCTGGAGTGTTCCGACTCTCTCTTGAAGGAGGAAAGGAAGGCCAAGCAgtcaataaaatcattttacATTTCTAAAAtgtggagaagaaagaagagaccACGTCACCATTGACCATCGGTCgctagtttttttaaaattaattaattaattaattaatcaaacgGAAAGCACACCACTCGTGAAAAAGCAGGTCTCCAGATTAGATTAGATTGGATTGGAGTGGCCAAGTGGCCACTATGGGGGTTGGGACTAATCAAAGCAGTCGTCCTGAGCCTGCGATGAGGTGGGGACATTTGGGTTAACAACGAATGgcatacaaataataataataataataaaatggaTAACGATAGTTAAAGAGAAGTTCTATTTGCAGCACCTACTCATTTTGCTCTGTATACTTTaccttttaatatatttgaaatattcttgttcaaaaatttatttttactattattattggAACCACTTTCTCCTTTAGTGAATTGTCCACCAACTGTCATATACGACTGCCATTCACGTCAGAAATGAGAACGTCGGATACAATGCAGcgaaattaaaatacaattatagaataaaaaaataatgacgACGCATCCAAAAGCATAAGAGACAcacaatatatacacacaagGACAGAGCCACGTATAGCCAAAGCTCACccttgattttttaaaaattctattatatataataatttaatattttttatttttatttatttttttcttgaatgcCCACcctgtaatttttaaaaattctaaatttttagtATATTGGGCTATGGGAGTAAAAGTGTTAGGAACGACAGGAGCTTATCAAGATTTAATTGcgtaattaaattgaaaattaataattaaatgacagtttaattatgtatattaaaaaataaatatttaataaaattaataataatattattatgccacgttattaaaatataaaaatacatcgattatctaatttattgatatttttaatattatattattttaaatttttttatactatttaatttttgtccacCTTGCCCAAAATTTCTACTCCACccttatatacacacacagtcACACAAACACACATCCAAATGcatatacaaacacacatatatatacacaaacaaacacacaaTTGGAGAATATGGCTAGGAAAACGGCCATAACTGCCAAAGGCGATCACCCTTCATGGCCCCCTAAACCCTTCAGGGGCCTTCAAGGCTCCCCATGGTTGGCGAGTATGGCCGGCCCCATCGTGCCCAAAACTCTGGCTTGTGACCGTGATGGAGGTAGTCGTCGGCAGCTACAACGTCGCCTTTAATTTTGCAAATGCAGTCCATACCCATACCCACACCCACATAGTCTACCTCTTATGAAGCTCGTCTTCATCACAAACACCGCCGATGATTCAAGTTGTTAGGGTTTGAGAATGTGTTTCAGAGATGATTGTATGGGAATGATTGTGGTTACGTGCGATAGTAATAAAAGagggtattttaaaaaatattgattgCAAAGAGTTATTAATAAGACTAGAAAGagtaaaaaggaagaaaatgagtTTTTATTGGCTACAAAGAGCAAAAAAATTagctgcaaatagaattttttatatttaaattggaAAAACAGTAGGCCCACTAAGGTTGAGAATGTAGGTTttgccctttttattttttttattactattattattttttaatcaattgtgGCCATTCCCATATAAAATGGCCCATTGTTGTCGATGGCTGTAGAAATCGGATGGCAAAACTGGGCAGTTGGTCTTTCGGGGCTGCTGGGATGGGAATTAAAAACATCTTTCGAGGGCAGGTAGTAAGATTTGGGCTTGTGTTGCCTATGTTGGGGATGAGGTTGGagcttatttcaaaatatatacatacatgttaagaaaatggaagaagaagacgctCACAGGTTGATTAAGAAGTTATGGAGGTGCTGGTGGCGGCAATTTCGAGGGATGTGGTGCAGGTGGTAATGAACAAACgaagaaaatgaacattttATACGGCCGGCACAATGAATAGAATACGCCACTTTTTTCAGTTTAAATATCACTATCCTAATAAGGAACATTGACAAAACAGTATATCTCAATTCACCTAGATTGACAAAACAGTATatctttcaaacaaaatttttagaagCTTAGAATTATTTGTgtatttgcatctttatatatgcaactaaatttaattatatgaaaGATTATTCGTTTCTGCAGTCGAGATCCAAGACACGACGTTCCCTACTGGCAACGTGAGACTATCTATTGTACGGTTCATACAAATTACTAGGTAATGAATCTCACCACATCATTTATATACTACCCACCAATAAATGGTACATGTAATGGGGCAACATTTTATCTCCACGAGGGAGCTCACGATATGAGATTGACAAATGGAATTTATCATATTGTTTGAAGCACTTGCGACTTGCCATAATGCTGGCTAAGGAAAGAACCCACACCCGCTCAATCACACCCTGGTTTCTGCCTTATCAACAGTTTGAATTCATTTCTACAAAGAGGTCACTACGCCTAGATCAAAAACTTTTTTTGAAACACAAATTTGAATCGCCCCCTAGAGGGCCAAACCATCACAAAAGAGGATGGAATCAGGCACACGCTAAACAAGTGTTAAAAGCTAGAATCCCATAAACTCTAGGGAATTTCAGTCCAGTTATATAAATAGTAGAGAGAGAACAAGAAATATCAAGATGGGTCGTTACTCGTTACACATAATAATAACTCCAGTCCATATCATATACTGCATAAAAATCATTAAAGGATGGTCATTTGTTCCGATACTAGGGGAATCAAATCAGACCAAAGCAATTAAACTTTGGCTTTCACTAACAGCAAAACTAaagccaaaaaataaacaagaaaggaaaagtGTTGACCTCCTCAGTTTCTAAATTCTTGAGAGTGGCTATCTCTACCTATAGTTCATCCTGAAAATAGAAAGCACAAAGTACATAATGAGAAAACCAAACGAATCATAGATGAGAAAATTTAAAACAGCTAAAAGTAAATAGAAACACATACATGTGCACTTTCTTCTGTGTCCTCGGCATCGTCATCGACATCATCATCAGCATCAGCGTCGGcatcatcttcatcctcaacctagaaaaagattaaaaaaaattgccacaGTAAGGACTCTgttaaataaatcaattaaataagaTTGACAAGACATCAATGTAAGCTTACATCTGAATCTACAGGATCATCCTTTGATTCCTGATAAAATTAATCCAAGTcagacagaaaaaaaaaaaaaatcaattccctctctctaggcatgaaaatgaaaatgaaaacacaaAGTGAAAACAAAGCTTCATgtgtgttcaaaattttgaaaacggAAACAGGTAACCAGCagagttttctatttttgtttacaagattttgaaaatGGAAGTGCAATCGAATGGGCCCCAATAGTATTACTCTTCTGCTGGTCTCATAGGTAGAAGCTAAGGATAAAACATAcctcctcctctctcttcttctctgccTCATCAAATGCTGCCTTCTCAGCCTAAAACAGAGTATAAATATCAAACATCAGCAAACAGaagaattttttcaaaagaTTTCCTTTTCAAAGACAAAAACAACATACATCCTTGTGTTTGCCCCATGTTTCCTCTGCCAGCTTCTTCGCATAATCGGGGTCATCACAAATCAAGATATTGTCGAACAAGGTTCCAGATTTCACctgacgaaaaaaaaaaaaaaagagcctCAATTTGTCATCATGTGAAGTCTAATGAAAAGGTAACAGTATGAGGAGCAAAAAAGTGGAATACCTGCCACAGCTCTATTCCAACATACTTCAAGTTTGGATACACATACAGATTAGGATCATCTACAAAATCTGCATATAGAAGCAATTTTTTATTGTCAGtgaaaaaagaaatgcaaaGATGTTGAGCCGAGATAAGTTTACAATGCCTTCAAATGAAGAATGAACAACCTGGGTTGTCGATCATAGGTGCCTTCCACTTTCCCTTGTAGTTGGGATTCTTAATTTTCTGCAGACAAAGAACTTGTTAACTATAAAGAATAGTTTCCAATCACAAAAGGTCTACTTCAGATTCACACTCCACAAACCTTTTGCTTCCATGGACCCTTGTACTGAGGATTAGCAATTGTTGGGGGTGTCCACTCACCATCTTCCTCGTCATCCCAGTCCTCAGGCTGAAATTGCAAGCCATCTCACTTAGTTACCATGCATCAAACAAAAACAGGAGTATAGAAAAGTTAATTTTTGAGTTCACTACCTTTTTGGCATCAAGATCTGGTATCTCCTTAGGGATATCATCATACCCCtgtggaaaagaaaaggaataaaCAAGAAGAAAGCATAAAGCACAACCACGAAAACAATGCTCCAAGTtgtcaaatataaataaatatacgtAGGATAATATGGGAAGGAATGAAATCACCTCCGGCTTCTTATCTTCAGGATCAGGAATGTATTCTTTGTCATCCCAATCTTCAGGCTGTTATCAATAAGTGGGTACTCATTATATTAAAAGGAAACGAGAAAAGCCAAAGAATTGTGTTTATCAAAATGAAACTAACTGGTATTCAGGCATAAGAAAAATACCTTTTTGGCCTCAggatcttttattttctttggtgGTAGAAGGTCCCAATCAGAGTACAGGCTACCAGTTTGCTTCTCCACATTGTCAATCAGAATGCTGTAGGCAGCATCTGGTCGCAGAATGAATGTATAGACATGAGTCAACTGGTCGGTCTCACAAGGAACATCCTTCTTGATCAAGTGATTTGTTCCATTGTATGCAAGAATGGCATGGACTTTCTTGGTACTGTAGCCACAGATATCTGGACCAAACATAATACTGCACCCAACCATGTGGCATAGCAAATAAGCAACTTTACAGAGAAGTGATATTTCTAGtgcaagaaaatgaaatttggTTTACCTATATGGTATGCCAAATCAGAAACTTGAcagaaaaatgatatttctggcgcaagaaaatgaaatttgatTTACCTATATGGGGTTTCACCACCGAATTTCTTTTGATCAATGCCACCGCTAAGCAGTTTCATGTAGCCACCACCACAGTCAAGCTTCTGTTCATGCttaacagaaaattgaaaaactaatGTCTTATCCTTATTGCTCAATTTTGGGAACTCCGCAGAGATAGCATAGAACCTGAAGTCTTCGCTGGTTTGGATGCCTTCAATAGGGCATGAAAAACCAGTCAAGCAAAACTCCAGAAATATTAGTAGGCAGAGAAGagttcaaagagaaaaaaacattCTATTCAAAAAAGTATACATTTATTTACCAGGAGTTATGACGTATTGTGGAACTCAAAAAACTTTCTTACATTTTAATAGTCAACTGTAGAAAATTAGTTAGAAGGTACCTTTATCATTAGGATCCCCACTCCATTTACCGCTAGTATAGTTCCATTCCCCAGCCGTGCTCTCATCTTTCTTCCAGTCGGATTTAACCCATTGGTTCTCCCAACCATCTTAAGAGAAtaccaaataaaaataaaatagtaataatGAGCATAAGCTATCAAACAAGAAAGCTCCATATGCTTTGCAAAAAATACTGCTTTAAATGATCATaagaaattgtaaaaaataaacttgcAGGAAGAATACttcttgataaaaaaaagaagttgcAGCACAAGAATGGGAAGAAGAGCAAAACAGTTTCTTGATAAtgatgagaaaataattgaactCCAGATAAACACTCATATACAACACCACAACCAGGCCTTGAATTAATACTCAAAAGGTACAAGAAAAAGACTGTGCAAGAAGATTACATCTAGCTATTCAGTTGTTAACTATTATACATTGTTACCACTTTTAATCATTATTAGCAGCTTTTAGGTCAAATAAAAGATTGATAACGGTGAAAGCCTCCATACAAAATTAAGTTAGTGTTAGGGTACTTATAGGGCAGATCCAAACCTAAAAATAGTCCAATTCTACAAAGCCAACAGAAAATGGGTgaaagaaatgttgaaaatttgAACGACAGTTCCTATGGGAACCAGCTATATATGCATAATTGTGTAACTATTAGAGATCAAAAGAAGTGGCTAAGTACCAGAAACGTACAATAAGATATGAGAAGTAAATGTCTAAAATATAATGCTAGTATGCATATTATGAAATTGCAGGCTTGTAGCTTGTAGAGCTACGCATGTATAGATGAAATATGTGATTGGGACAATTAAGATCCAGAAATAGCCACAACAGAGAGAGCTTCCATActggtatttttctctaaacTTGCAGACAAATATTCGCATCAAACCAAATTGAATCGCAAAGGAAATGCCTATTTGGAGCCATGACTATTTCATGAAGTATACCATTAAACACAAACTCACAACAAAATGCCGATAAGCTAGCGAAACAATTGCCTAATGCATCAATTTTCTCAACAGATCTATCAAAACAATTACAGTCCTCGACCCATGTAATCGCAAAACCAGCATCGATTAGAAATCATCAGATCGACAACGTAAACGTAAACATGTCCCAACATTTCACAAGAAGAACCAAAGTGAGCATCAATTCAGTCCACCAAATTCACAAGAGGAATCAAATTCGGTATCAAACTATTCCACCCAAACCACTGAAAACCCCTAGTGTGGCCAAAAATGAAAGCGAAATCAGGAAGTActgtttagagagagagagagagagagagagagagagaccgtCAAAACGCTCTTCAAAGAACACTTCAGCAGATGCGATCACTACTAGAGAGAgggcaatgagagagagaagactaGGGTTTCGTCTCTCTACCGCCATAGCTACTCCGAGAGCGACGCAAAGATACAAGAGTGGTTTATATATGCGATTTGTTCATCGCTTTATTTTCTCTGAAGTGATCTATTCTTGGC
This genomic stretch from Diospyros lotus cultivar Yz01 chromosome 1, ASM1463336v1, whole genome shotgun sequence harbors:
- the LOC127808977 gene encoding calreticulin-like, giving the protein MAVERRNPSLLSLIALSLVVIASAEVFFEERFDDGWENQWVKSDWKKDESTAGEWNYTSGKWSGDPNDKGIQTSEDFRFYAISAEFPKLSNKDKTLVFQFSVKHEQKLDCGGGYMKLLSGGIDQKKFGGETPYSIMFGPDICGYSTKKVHAILAYNGTNHLIKKDVPCETDQLTHVYTFILRPDAAYSILIDNVEKQTGSLYSDWDLLPPKKIKDPEAKKPEDWDDKEYIPDPEDKKPEGYDDIPKEIPDLDAKKPEDWDDEEDGEWTPPTIANPQYKGPWKQKKIKNPNYKGKWKAPMIDNPDFVDDPNLYVYPNLKYVGIELWQVKSGTLFDNILICDDPDYAKKLAEETWGKHKDAEKAAFDEAEKKREEEESKDDPVDSDVEDEDDADADADDDVDDDAEDTEESAHDEL